The genomic region GCCAATATCAATATTCACTACGGAACGGATTTGTTAGGCTTACGGTAGGGTTCACAACGTTATTGAGTCATGTTCAATCAGTTTTTAAAAGTCTGTTAAGAGCGAGGTAATCGATTTTGTCTAAACAAGATCTCATCGAGATGGAAGGCACTGTCACTGATTCTCTACCGAACGCCATGTTTCGGGTTAGCTTAGATAATGGTTTTGATGTCCTTGCCCATATTTCAGGCAAAATACGTCGGAACTACATTAAAATCCTGCCGGGCGATCGCGTCAAAGTTGAGCTAACTCCCTATGATCTTACAAAGGGTAGGATTACTTATCGTTTGCGCAAGAAGTAAGCTGT from Synechococcales cyanobacterium T60_A2020_003 harbors:
- the infA gene encoding translation initiation factor IF-1, producing the protein MSKQDLIEMEGTVTDSLPNAMFRVSLDNGFDVLAHISGKIRRNYIKILPGDRVKVELTPYDLTKGRITYRLRKK